Below is a genomic region from Microbacterium esteraromaticum.
ATCACGCCGAACACGCGGTTCCACAGATCGTTGGCCGTGTACGTCCACGGGCCGAAGCCGTAGGTGCCGGCGGGGAACGGGTTGGCGTCGCGGAACCCGCCGTTGTACTGGGCGAGGCCGTCGGCCGAGTTGGTCCACTCGTCGAACAGCTGAGTGGTGAACAGCAGGCGCACGATCTCGCCCGCCGCGATGGTCGCGATGGCGAGGTAGTCGGCGCGCAGGCGCAGGGTCGGGATGCCGAGCAGCACGGCGAACAGGGCGCCGCCGAGCAGCCCGATCAGCATGCCCACCCACCAGGGCCACCCGAAGCTGAGCACCGAGATCGCGTAGCCGTAGCCGCCGACGGCCATGAAGGCCGCCATGCCGAAGTTCAGCAGGCCCGCGTAGCCGAAGTGCACGGCGAGTCCGGTCGCGGCCAGCGCGTAGGCGATGGTCACGGGGCTGAACAGGTAGACGGCCGTGTTGGAGAAGATGCTTCCGAAGTCCATGTCAGCCCAGCCTTTCCTTGCGGCCGAGCAGGCCCTGCGGCCTGACCAGCAGGATCACGATGAGCACGACCAGCGCGCTCGCGTACTTCAGGTCGGACGGGATCCACAGCGTCGAGACCTCGACGGCGATGCCGACGATGAGAGAGCCGACCAGGGCGCCGAACGCCGTGCCCAGGCCGCCGAGGGTGATCGCGGCGAAGATCAGCAGCAGCATCTGCATGCCCATGTCCCACTTCACACCCGGGCGGAAGTAGGCCCACAGGATGCCCGAGATCGCCGCCAGCAGACCCGACAGGATCCACACGTAGCGGATCACGCGGTCGACGTCGATGCCGGATGCCGCGGCCAGCTGCGGGTTGTCGGAGATGGCGCGAGTCGCCTTGCCGATGCGGGTGCGGGTGAGGAACCAGGCGACCGCGAGGATGACGACGATGCTGACGCCCATGCCGATCAGGTCGATGTACGACAGCGACACCGGCCCGAACTGCATAGGCGCCGGGCTCGCGCCGGGCAGCTGGCGGGTGCCGCCGCCGATGAAGTACTGGAAGAGGTAGCGAAGCGCGAGCGAGAGGCCGATGCTGACGATCATCAGCTGCACCACGCCGAGGCCTCGGCGGCGCAGCGGCCGCCACAGCGCGGCATCCATCGCCCAGCCGAACAGCCCGCCGGCGATCACCGCCGCGACGATGCCCACCCACAGCGGTGCCTGCCAGATCGTCGTGGTGACCAGGGCGACCAGGCCGCCCCACGTCACCATCTCCGCGTGCGCGAAGTTCGACAGTCGCGTGGTGCCGTAGATGAGGGCCGCGCCCATGGAGGCCAGGGCGAGCAGCAGGCCGAAGTTGAGGCCGCCGACGAGGCGCGAGGCCAGCTGATCGAGCAGCGAGATGGTGATGCGCTCGCCCTCGCCGAGGAACAGATTCACGATCTTCGTGCCGGTCAGCCCGAACTCCGCCTCGAACTCGCCGCTCGTGCCTGCGACCGGCTCGACGCCGTCCGGAAGGCTCTCGACGTCGACGATCACTCCGTCGGGGAGGGTGTCCTCATCGACGGCGATCGTGTACTTGTCCTTCTCGGGCACGTAGAGGCGCCATTTGCCCTCGGCGTCGGTCTCGGTCTCTCCCTCGAACCCGCCGCCCTTCACCGACAGCTCCACGCCCTCGATGGGCTCGTCGTCGTAGGTGATGTTGCCGGCGAAGTAGAAGTCGGTCACCTCCTGACCGTCCGGCGTCGTCTCGGCGTGCGCGGCACCGGCCGGCATGCCGAGGACGAGGAAGGCGGCGAGCAGTGTCGCGAGAAGCGCGACCACGCCGTTCCGGGGGCGATGAAGCGCCACTGTTCTGAGTCCCACGCATCCTCCACATCGAGTGCATCGAGCGACTTCGGGTCGTCGCTCCGCTTGGACGTCGCACTGAGCGTATCCCGTCGGCACGTGGGAGCGCACCCATCGTGGCCGGATCGGGATATCGGGAGTGTCGCCTCGCGTTCTCGGCGTTCTCGGAATAAGAGAGGACGTCCCGCGCTTAGAATCTATACACCGCGGGTGACGCCCGTTCCGGTCGCAGACGTCCCGCGCATTCGCCATTCGATCGCGCCTCCGGCGCAGAGGAGCAAGCTTCCATGCAGCAGCACGACCCGTTCGGTTTCGTCGGACTCACCTACGATGACGTGCTCCTGCTTCCGGGGCACACCGACGTCATCCCCAGTGAGGCCGACACCTCCTCGCGGATCACCCGGCGCATCTCCGTGGCCACCCCGCTGCTCTCCAGCGCGATGGACACCGTCACCGAGGCCCGCATGGCGATCGCCATGGCGCGTGAGGGCGGCATCGGCATCCTGCACCGCAACCTCTCGATCGCCGACCAGGCGGCGCAGGTCGACCGCGTCAAGCGCAGCGAGTCGGGCATGATCACCGACCCGATCACCACGACCGCCGACGCCACGGTCGAAGAGGTCGACAACCTGTGCGCGAAGTACCGCATCTCGGGGCTGCCCGTCGTCGACGACGCGGGCAAGCTGGTCGGCATCGTCACCAACCGCGACATGCGCTTCGTGTCGGGCTTCGAGCGTCAGACGACCCTGGTGAAGGACGTCATGACGAGCGAGAACCTGGTGACGGCGAAGGTCGGCGTGGCCGCAGGCGAGGTCATCTCCCTGTTCGCGAAGCACCGCGTCGAGAAGCTTCCCCTGATCGACGAGGACGGCAAGCTCGCCGGACTCATCACCATCAAGGACTTCGACAAGAGCGAGAAGTACCCGCTCGCCACGAAGGACGACCAGGGTCGTCTGCGCGTGGGCGCGGCCATCGGCTTCTTCGGCGACGCGTGGGAGCGCGCCGAGGCGCTTCGGGATGCGGGAGTGGACGTGCTCGTCGTCGACACCGCCAACGGGCAGTCGCAGGGCGTCATCGACCTCGTCAAGCGCATCAAGGCAGACGCCTCGTTCGAGCACATCGATGTCATCGGCGGCAACGTCGCGACCCGCGAGGGAGCGCAGGCTCTGGTGGATGCCGGCGTGGACGCCGTCAAGGTCGGCGTCGGCCCCGGGTCGATCTGCACCACGCGAGTCGTCGCCGGCGTCGGCGTGCCGCAGGTGACCGCGGTGTACGAGGCGTCGCTCGCCGCCGGACCCGCGGGAGTGCCCGTGATCGCGGACGGCGGCCTGCAGTACTCGGGCGACATCGCCAAGGCGCTCGTGGCCGGAGCCGACGCCGTCATGCTCGGCTCGCTGCTCGCCGGCACCGACGAGTCGCCGGGTGAGATCGTCTTCCAGTCCGGCAAGCAGTTCAAGCAGTACCGCGGCATGGGCTCGCTGGGCGCGATGCAGACGCGCGGCAAGCAGACCTCGTACTCGAAGGACCGCTACTTCCAGGCCGATGTGCCGAGCGACGACAAGCTGATCCCCGAGGGCATCGAGGGACAGGTCCCGTACCGCGGCCCCCTCTCGGCCGTCGCATATCAGCTGGTCGGCGGACTGCGGCAGTCGATGTTCTACGTCGGCGCCCGCACGATCGATGAGCTCAAGACCCGCGGCCGCTTCGTGCGAATCACCGCGGCTGGGCTCAAGGAGTCGCACCCGCACGACGTGCAGATCGTCGTCGAGGCGCCGAACTACAAGCGCTGAGCCGATCCTTCTGCGAAAGGGGCGGATGCTCGGCATCCGCCCCTTTCGCATGTCCTGGGCCGGGCGTACCGTGAACGGCATGTGCCGCAGCATCCACACCCTCCACAACTTCGAGCCCGCAGCGACCTCCGACGAGGTGCACGCCGCAGCACTGCAGTACGTGCGCAAGATCGCCGGCACGACGAAGCCGTCGAAGGCCAACCAGGAGGCCTTCGACCGAGCCGTCGCCGAGATCGCCCACGTCACTCAGCACCTGCTCGACGACCTCGTCGCGACCCGTCCGCCGAAGAACCGCGAGGAGGAGGCGGCCAAGGCCCGCGCCAAGGCCGTCGCCTCCGGCCGCTACGCGGCCTGAGCG
It encodes:
- a CDS encoding branched-chain amino acid ABC transporter permease — its product is MDFGSIFSNTAVYLFSPVTIAYALAATGLAVHFGYAGLLNFGMAAFMAVGGYGYAISVLSFGWPWWVGMLIGLLGGALFAVLLGIPTLRLRADYLAIATIAAGEIVRLLFTTQLFDEWTNSADGLAQYNGGFRDANPFPAGTYGFGPWTYTANDLWNRVFGVIVLALAVLLVWALMRSPWGRVLKGIREDEDAVRSLGKNVFAYKMQALVVGGVIGAAGGIVFVLPSAVVPGSYTTSLTFFLWTILLLGGAATVFGPTLGAILFWVVFAFLANLLPSMARSGMLPMSDSQASTLVFIFVGVALMLLVIFRPQGILGDKREMTFVK
- a CDS encoding ABC transporter permease subunit, which gives rise to MPAGAAHAETTPDGQEVTDFYFAGNITYDDEPIEGVELSVKGGGFEGETETDAEGKWRLYVPEKDKYTIAVDEDTLPDGVIVDVESLPDGVEPVAGTSGEFEAEFGLTGTKIVNLFLGEGERITISLLDQLASRLVGGLNFGLLLALASMGAALIYGTTRLSNFAHAEMVTWGGLVALVTTTIWQAPLWVGIVAAVIAGGLFGWAMDAALWRPLRRRGLGVVQLMIVSIGLSLALRYLFQYFIGGGTRQLPGASPAPMQFGPVSLSYIDLIGMGVSIVVILAVAWFLTRTRIGKATRAISDNPQLAAASGIDVDRVIRYVWILSGLLAAISGILWAYFRPGVKWDMGMQMLLLIFAAITLGGLGTAFGALVGSLIVGIAVEVSTLWIPSDLKYASALVVLIVILLVRPQGLLGRKERLG
- the guaB gene encoding IMP dehydrogenase translates to MQQHDPFGFVGLTYDDVLLLPGHTDVIPSEADTSSRITRRISVATPLLSSAMDTVTEARMAIAMAREGGIGILHRNLSIADQAAQVDRVKRSESGMITDPITTTADATVEEVDNLCAKYRISGLPVVDDAGKLVGIVTNRDMRFVSGFERQTTLVKDVMTSENLVTAKVGVAAGEVISLFAKHRVEKLPLIDEDGKLAGLITIKDFDKSEKYPLATKDDQGRLRVGAAIGFFGDAWERAEALRDAGVDVLVVDTANGQSQGVIDLVKRIKADASFEHIDVIGGNVATREGAQALVDAGVDAVKVGVGPGSICTTRVVAGVGVPQVTAVYEASLAAGPAGVPVIADGGLQYSGDIAKALVAGADAVMLGSLLAGTDESPGEIVFQSGKQFKQYRGMGSLGAMQTRGKQTSYSKDRYFQADVPSDDKLIPEGIEGQVPYRGPLSAVAYQLVGGLRQSMFYVGARTIDELKTRGRFVRITAAGLKESHPHDVQIVVEAPNYKR
- a CDS encoding DUF2277 domain-containing protein, whose amino-acid sequence is MCRSIHTLHNFEPAATSDEVHAAALQYVRKIAGTTKPSKANQEAFDRAVAEIAHVTQHLLDDLVATRPPKNREEEAAKARAKAVASGRYAA